The genomic region AAGGGAGAGGTTGTATTCTTCGGTTCCTCGGATGTCGCAGAAACCGAAGACTAGGATGAATTTGATCTTGTCTTTGTTCTTTTCAAAGATAGCGATGTTGCCGTCGATTACATCCATTGCCTCTTGTGGTATCTCCGAACTGTCGAATTCGAAGAAAACATCCGAAGTGGGAAGGTTGATAAGGTTTTCTCTGGAAAAAGAGTCGCGGAGCAGGGATTTTCGTATTTCCTGGGCGGCTTCGTCAAAGCCCTCCATGAAGGTGTCTTCCCTTGCGACTCCGACCGCCTGGGTGGCCTTAAGTTCCGCTTGGGAAAGAACCTTTTCGGCTTCCTCAAACTCTCCGTCACTGACTAGGCTCTTTGCCAGTTCGAAAAGCTTTTGCGCTTCTTCGTACTCCCAAGTGTCTTCAGCCCCCTCAGCACGGGCTTCTTCAAGTTTTTCCGAAACTGCCAGAACCCTGTACTCAACTTCTGCTGAAGGTTCTTCAGGTGGGGGAGGGAGAGTCTTCTTCGAACACCCCGAAATGTGCAAAACGCCCACAACCAAGAAGAGAAAGGCAACCGCCGGGACTATTTTTTTCATGTATAGAATTTCAGTATGTTTTAAAAGGCGCCACCGAGTTGTGGCGGGTAAACTTAAAGACGGGATTACTGTAGCACACGGGGGAAGGTTTTTCAATTCTCCTGGAGCGTTTTTCTCGCTTGGGACAAAAAAAGGAGTTTTTCAGTGAACGAAGCGTCTTCGGTTTCCGGGATTTTCTGGCATAACTCCCCGGTGGTGGTCATAACCAGCAGGCGGGAGGATGAAATAAACGGCCAGGTGGCGGTAACCCTTGTCACCTCCTCGATAGTCCATACCGTGCCTAGGCTCCTTATCGGTATATGGAAGGGAAACCACACCCATGGGTTCATAATGAAAAGCAGAAATCTGGTGGTTCACCTCCTGAAAAGGGATCAGATAGCCCTTGTGCGAAACTTCGGTTTTTACTCGGGCAGGGACAGGAAAAAGTTCCCCGGCATAGACCACTTCGAGGGCAGAAACGGCTGCCCTGTCCTAAGGGATGTCCATTCCTATGTCGAGTGCTCAGTGCTAAACGCCATGGACGGAGGAGACATGACGGCTTTTCTTGTAAGCGCCGACTACGGGGAGGTAGTTAGGGGAGGGGAGTGGATGACGCTTGGGGACTTCTACTCCCTTGCCCCCGAGCAGTGGGTGATGGAGTACGGACAGAAGCTCATGGAGTCTGTGAGCTTTTCCATGCCGATAATACATAAAATAAGCCACGAGCCGTTTGAGCCCTAAGCGGCCGCCGTTTTTTCCTTCAGCGGATTATTATGGTCGCGGAGGCTGAGTTTCTCTCCGCGTATTTTCTCAGCTTGCCTCGGAGTTTCTTTTTGAACCAGTCTCTTGTAAAGGGGATGAGAAGGGAGAAGCCGAGAAGGTCCGTGAGCAGTCCCGGGGTGAGAAGCACCACCCCTCCCACGAGTATTAGAAGGCCGTTTATGAGGCTTTCCGTTGGCGCCCGGCCCTGGGCGAGCTCCGCCCTTATCGCGCCGACGGTACGCGTCCCCTGGCTTCTTGCAAGCGCCGCTCCAAGCACTCCCGTTGCTATTACTATGAATATGGTCGGCCAGAGCCCTATCAGGTTTCCGAGCTTTATGAGCAGCGCCAGCTCAATGAGCGGAACCACCGTGAACAGAATTAACAGTCTTACAAACATTTGAATTCCCCCCGGGCAATCCCGGTTATCTGTTACGGTATAATAATATATCCGGGGGGAAATGCCGAATTGCCGATGGGAAAGCTGCCTTCGCGAAGAAAAATTCTCATATCCTTTCTGCTCATTCTGTGCCTGGGGGCGGGGGGATGCCGGCTCTTCAGGTTTCTCGAGGTAAAGGGCCAGCTCGGGAATTTCACCGAGAATTTCAGCGTGAGCGACCACGACGGCCTCAGGCTTATATTTAAAAAGCCCGTGCTGCTCGCAGGAGACATGGCGTGGCTTATGGTCTACTCGCCGCCCGTAAAAACCCGCGTTTCGCAGGACACCGAGCTTTGGACCTATCATCTGGTAAAGAAATACCCGGGCAGAAAAAGCGAAGGCGGAAATTTCGACCTGGCAATGGGAATGAAGCTTTGTGGCAGGAAGCTTTGCGAGATCGTCTTTCCCGAGCGTTTCACTAAGTATATAAGCAAGGAGGTTCTCGGGAAGGTGATGGGCTCGGTAGGCGGTGCCGAAGTGAAAAAGCTTGCAAAGACAAGCACCGCGGCGGTTACGTCTCTTGAATCCAAGGAAATTCCGAACCTCTCGGAGGTGATAGAGATTCTCGGCCGTCCGTACGCAAAGCTAAACGAGGAGGGCGGCAGCGTTTTCGTCTATAAGTACAGGTTGCGGGAAAAAACCCCCGAGGGAAAATACGTGGTGTTCAGTCTTCTTTTGAGCTTTAACGAGAAAACGGCCAAGCTCAAGAGGCTCGTGCTTCCGCTTAGAAGCGTGAAGCTCGCGATGAATTTCGAGTCGGACGGGGCGGGAAGATGAGTTTTGTAAAGCTCCTCTCCCCGGCTAAGGTGAACCTGTTTCTGAGGATTCTCGGAAAGCGCCCAGATGGATATCACGATCTCCAGTCCCTAGTGCAGCCCGTAAGCCTCTTTGACGAGATAAGCCTTTCGGTCGAATCGGGAGAAGGGGTCAGCCTTTTTTCTTCTGGGAGGGAGATGTCTTCCGGAAGTGACAATCTTGCCGTGGCCGCCTGTCGGCTTTATCTTGATTCCGCCTCGACGCGAAAAAAGGTTTCGGTAGGAGTGAAAAAGAATATTCC from Candidatus Dadabacteria bacterium harbors:
- a CDS encoding OmpA family protein, coding for MKKIVPAVAFLFLVVGVLHISGCSKKTLPPPPEEPSAEVEYRVLAVSEKLEEARAEGAEDTWEYEEAQKLFELAKSLVSDGEFEEAEKVLSQAELKATQAVGVAREDTFMEGFDEAAQEIRKSLLRDSFSRENLINLPTSDVFFEFDSSEIPQEAMDVIDGNIAIFEKNKDKIKFILVFGFCDIRGTEEYNLSLGKKRADEIKKYMIGKGMSPEMLHSISKGETEIWQEGTSEEAYGRNRRGHFIALSADSPSESNSPDNQ
- a CDS encoding flavin reductase, with amino-acid sequence MNEASSVSGIFWHNSPVVVITSRREDEINGQVAVTLVTSSIVHTVPRLLIGIWKGNHTHGFIMKSRNLVVHLLKRDQIALVRNFGFYSGRDRKKFPGIDHFEGRNGCPVLRDVHSYVECSVLNAMDGGDMTAFLVSADYGEVVRGGEWMTLGDFYSLAPEQWVMEYGQKLMESVSFSMPIIHKISHEPFEP
- the fxsA gene encoding membrane protein FxsA; the encoded protein is MFVRLLILFTVVPLIELALLIKLGNLIGLWPTIFIVIATGVLGAALARSQGTRTVGAIRAELAQGRAPTESLINGLLILVGGVVLLTPGLLTDLLGFSLLIPFTRDWFKKKLRGKLRKYAERNSASATIIIR